From the genome of Paenibacillus sp., one region includes:
- a CDS encoding dipeptide/oligopeptide/nickel ABC transporter ATP-binding protein yields the protein MEPLLRIERISKSYTPDARALSDISLTVGRGECVGIVGESGSGKSTLAKIILGLAAPDSGDVYLNERSMLHAKRRERKTLRKDVQVVFQDPNASLNSKLPVWRTVVEPLENYPDSVPAALIAAGRTKRDWAAALLRQVGLPEAMLDRYPRQLSGGQKQRVAIARAIGLHPKLLVCDEPTSGLDVSVQAQILNLLKELRMKHGLSCLLISHDLAAVRFLADRVAVLRGGVIVDRFPAERLLAPERHEYTRRLAEAAQ from the coding sequence AGTCGTATACGCCTGACGCGCGCGCGCTGTCGGATATCTCCCTTACGGTCGGGCGGGGCGAATGCGTCGGCATCGTCGGGGAAAGCGGCAGCGGGAAGAGTACGCTGGCCAAGATCATCCTCGGTCTTGCAGCTCCGGATTCGGGAGACGTCTATTTGAACGAGAGATCGATGCTGCACGCGAAACGGCGGGAGCGCAAGACGCTGCGCAAAGACGTGCAGGTCGTCTTCCAAGACCCGAACGCGTCTTTGAATTCGAAGCTGCCGGTGTGGAGAACGGTCGTCGAACCGCTCGAGAACTACCCGGACTCGGTGCCCGCGGCGCTCATCGCGGCGGGCCGAACGAAGCGCGATTGGGCCGCCGCGCTGCTGCGGCAGGTCGGACTGCCGGAAGCGATGCTCGACCGGTACCCCCGCCAATTAAGCGGCGGCCAGAAGCAGCGGGTCGCGATCGCGAGAGCGATCGGCCTGCATCCGAAGCTGCTCGTTTGCGACGAACCGACCTCCGGTTTGGACGTGTCCGTACAGGCGCAAATTTTGAATTTGCTGAAGGAGCTTAGAATGAAGCACGGGCTTTCCTGCTTGCTGATCTCACATGACTTGGCGGCGGTCCGCTTCCTGGCCGATCGGGTGGCCGTGCTGCGGGGCGGCGTCATCGTCGACAGGTTTCCCGCGGAGCGTCTGCTGGCGCCCGAGCGGCATGAATACACCCGCCGGCTGGCGGAAGCGGCGCAATAA
- a CDS encoding GTP-binding protein translates to MTERTNQPIPVTVLSGYLGSGKTTLLNHVLHNRDGLKVAVIVNDMSEVNIDAALVGREGQLSRTEEKLVELSNGCICCTLRDDLLKEVERLAKDGAYDYILIESTGIGEPIPVAQTFAYADDDSGIDLSRYASLDCMVTVVDAYRFWHDFASGDSLLDRKQALGEDDAREVVDLLIDQIEFCDVLVLNKCDLVDEEELRKLEGVLRALQPTAKLVRSSFGKVPPGEILHTGLFDFESASRSAGWIRELNAPAHTPETEEYGIGSFVYRRRRPFHPKRLMAFLADWPAEIVRAKGIVWIASRSDTAGLISQAGPSIQFGPSGRWLASLPDAELRTLREEEPELFDGWHEPWGDRINEVVFIGIGVDRAALESALDDCLLTEREMAADWSALPDPLPAWPSLSEPAAP, encoded by the coding sequence ATGACCGAACGAACGAACCAACCGATCCCCGTTACCGTCCTTAGCGGCTATCTCGGCTCCGGGAAAACGACGCTGCTGAACCATGTCCTGCATAACCGAGACGGCCTCAAGGTTGCGGTGATCGTTAACGATATGAGCGAAGTTAATATCGACGCGGCTTTGGTAGGCCGCGAGGGGCAGCTGTCCCGTACCGAGGAGAAGCTCGTGGAGCTGTCCAACGGCTGCATCTGCTGCACGCTGCGGGACGATCTGCTGAAGGAAGTCGAGCGGCTCGCCAAGGACGGCGCCTACGACTATATTTTGATCGAATCGACCGGCATCGGCGAGCCGATCCCGGTCGCGCAGACGTTCGCGTACGCGGACGACGATTCCGGCATCGATCTTTCTCGGTATGCTTCGCTGGACTGTATGGTGACGGTCGTGGACGCCTATCGGTTTTGGCACGATTTCGCGTCCGGCGACAGCTTGCTCGACCGGAAGCAGGCGCTCGGCGAGGACGACGCGCGCGAGGTCGTCGACCTCCTCATCGATCAAATCGAGTTTTGCGACGTGCTCGTGCTCAATAAGTGCGATCTCGTCGACGAGGAGGAGCTGCGCAAGCTCGAAGGGGTGCTCCGCGCGCTGCAGCCGACCGCGAAGCTCGTTCGATCGAGCTTCGGGAAGGTACCGCCCGGCGAAATTTTGCACACGGGTCTGTTCGATTTCGAATCGGCGAGCCGCTCCGCCGGCTGGATTCGGGAGTTGAACGCTCCGGCCCACACCCCAGAGACGGAGGAATACGGGATCGGTTCCTTCGTCTATCGGCGAAGAAGGCCGTTCCACCCGAAGCGATTGATGGCGTTCCTTGCCGATTGGCCGGCGGAGATCGTCCGGGCCAAGGGAATCGTGTGGATCGCGAGCCGCAGCGATACGGCGGGGCTGATCAGCCAGGCGGGGCCGTCGATTCAGTTCGGGCCTTCCGGCCGATGGCTGGCTTCGCTGCCGGACGCGGAGCTCCGGACGCTGCGCGAGGAGGAGCCGGAGCTGTTCGACGGCTGGCACGAACCTTGGGGCGACCGCATCAATGAAGTCGTATTTATCGGCATCGGCGTGGATCGCGCCGCGCTTGAGAGCGCGTTGGACGACTGTTTGCTGACGGAACGAGAGATGGCGGCGGATTGGTCCGCGCTGCCGGATCCGCTGCCGGCGTGGCCGTCGCTGTCCGAGCCGGCGGCGCCATGA
- the cntE gene encoding staphylopine family metallophore export MFS transporter CntE, which yields MAVAVRAGGAMTRPLSAGLARVYALAALFFTANAVLTVAIPLQAADRGVAEGEIGVMMGIYMFVCMLLRPWAGQLTARHGVAAVMRALLAGHAAAMLVYVVFGVDGMYVVRALQGATTAFFSMAMQIGIGQLLRDEDRGQGMSMYSLSTVVPSLYGPAVALALWERGDPVTLAAVVAALGVVPMLLLYRSPLPRAKPEEEEALPAAAGGRRAAWRTVRGHTELRLAAVVMLAGSCVFGAISAFLPLYMVTTGLGSAALYLFLQAAVVVVSRFALRRAIPSDGRWHAGFVASVLTCSAAGTALLAVMPALGGFLYAAALFNGIAAALLYPTLATYMSFAIPKASKPALYGVFLGCYDFGFAFGGFAMGFVVEASSYAAMFGACSLLALFAAAAAVRGRSKASSAEKEVAA from the coding sequence GTGGCCGTCGCTGTCCGAGCCGGCGGCGCCATGACCCGGCCGCTCTCCGCGGGCTTGGCGAGAGTGTACGCGTTGGCCGCGCTCTTCTTTACGGCGAACGCCGTGTTGACGGTCGCCATCCCGCTTCAGGCGGCGGATCGAGGCGTTGCGGAAGGCGAAATCGGCGTCATGATGGGCATCTACATGTTCGTCTGCATGCTGCTGCGGCCGTGGGCCGGGCAGCTGACGGCGCGCCACGGCGTCGCGGCCGTCATGCGCGCGCTGCTGGCGGGCCATGCGGCGGCGATGCTCGTCTACGTCGTCTTCGGCGTCGACGGCATGTACGTCGTGCGGGCGCTGCAGGGCGCGACGACCGCGTTCTTCTCGATGGCGATGCAGATCGGCATCGGGCAGCTGCTGCGGGACGAAGACCGCGGGCAGGGCATGTCGATGTATTCCTTGTCGACGGTCGTTCCGAGCCTGTACGGCCCGGCCGTCGCGCTCGCGTTGTGGGAGCGGGGCGACCCCGTAACGTTGGCCGCGGTCGTCGCCGCGCTCGGCGTCGTTCCCATGCTGCTGCTGTACCGGTCGCCGCTGCCGCGCGCCAAGCCGGAGGAGGAGGAGGCGCTACCTGCAGCGGCAGGCGGCAGGCGTGCGGCATGGCGAACGGTACGCGGGCATACCGAGCTGCGTCTCGCCGCGGTCGTCATGCTGGCCGGCTCGTGCGTATTCGGCGCGATTTCCGCATTTCTGCCGCTGTACATGGTGACGACGGGACTGGGGAGCGCCGCGCTCTACTTGTTCCTGCAGGCGGCGGTCGTCGTCGTCAGCCGGTTTGCGCTGCGCCGGGCGATTCCTTCCGACGGCCGCTGGCATGCGGGCTTCGTCGCGTCGGTGCTGACGTGCTCCGCCGCGGGGACGGCGCTGCTGGCCGTCATGCCCGCGCTCGGCGGTTTTCTGTACGCGGCGGCGCTGTTCAACGGCATCGCCGCGGCGCTGCTGTACCCGACGCTTGCGACTTACATGTCGTTCGCCATCCCGAAAGCGAGCAAGCCTGCGCTCTACGGCGTATTCCTTGGCTGCTACGACTTCGGCTTCGCGTTCGGCGGCTTCGCGATGGGCTTCGTCGTGGAAGCTTCCTCCTACGCCGCCATGTTCGGAGCGTGCTCGCTCCTGGCGCTGTTTGCCGCGGCCGCGGCCGTTCGCGGGCGCTCGAAAGCATCGTCCGCCGAGAAGGAGGTTGCCGCGTAA
- a CDS encoding HD-GYP domain-containing protein, producing MRKALTSLFTLSLDHTFKYRVGFLAILTITPLLITIADPSGPELYPLYLIAPIFLGLGFWDKSPSFFVACTSLLVFVRCWFTHSQGMPHPLTLLLLGIIYLIIAFVAAGLTRNYLQTKTKTLEMITALAKTIDSRDTNTASHSEHVARYALMIAEELRLPPNVRQSIYIGGLLHDIGKIGVAESVLFKNGKLTNDEFAHIKEHPVVGYHTLQHIDEFRKNGVLDMVRSHHERYDGKGYPDGLKGEQIPLPARIMAVADTFDAMTSDRVYRNALDISDVIEEIRRQKNAQFDPVVADAFLAIADRLGSEIFAHMKKRKPPL from the coding sequence ATGCGCAAAGCGTTGACCTCGTTGTTTACATTGTCGTTGGACCATACGTTTAAATACCGCGTCGGCTTTCTCGCCATTTTGACGATTACGCCGTTGCTCATTACTATCGCGGATCCGTCCGGCCCGGAGCTGTACCCGCTTTATTTGATCGCCCCGATCTTTCTCGGGTTAGGCTTTTGGGACAAATCCCCTTCGTTTTTCGTCGCCTGCACGTCGCTGCTCGTCTTCGTCCGATGCTGGTTTACGCATTCGCAAGGGATGCCGCATCCGCTCACGCTGCTGCTGCTCGGAATTATTTATTTGATCATCGCTTTCGTCGCCGCCGGATTGACCAGAAACTACCTGCAGACGAAAACGAAAACGCTGGAGATGATCACCGCGCTTGCGAAGACGATCGATTCGCGGGATACGAACACCGCATCCCATTCGGAGCACGTCGCGCGCTATGCGCTGATGATCGCGGAAGAATTACGGCTGCCGCCTAACGTTCGCCAGTCGATTTATATCGGCGGCTTGCTGCACGATATCGGGAAAATCGGCGTCGCGGAGAGCGTCCTGTTCAAAAACGGCAAGCTGACGAACGACGAATTCGCCCATATCAAGGAGCATCCGGTTGTCGGCTACCATACGCTGCAGCACATCGACGAGTTTCGGAAAAACGGCGTGCTCGACATGGTGCGGTCGCATCACGAACGGTACGACGGCAAAGGGTACCCGGACGGCTTGAAGGGCGAGCAAATTCCGCTCCCGGCGCGCATCATGGCCGTTGCGGATACGTTCGACGCGATGACGTCCGACCGGGTATACCGCAATGCGCTGGATATAAGCGACGTGATCGAAGAAATTCGCAGGCAAAAAAACGCCCAGTTCGATCCGGTCGTCGCGGACGCCTTTCTTGCCATCGCGGACCGCCTAGGCAGCGAAATTTTCGCTCATATGAAAAAACGCAAGCCTCCGCTATAG
- a CDS encoding serine hydrolase domain-containing protein, whose protein sequence is MNFQPLEQFLDRITSWRIPWADCLVMHRNEIVFRHRSGVLDVETRTPIDEGRIFHLYSLTKILTCVAGLQLYEKGAYLLSDPVSDVLPEFANVQVRKPLGNGEFALEPAARPITVRDLFAMTAGFSYDFGAPPIREAVERANGAATTRDIARGIAQVPLLFEPGTRWNYSLCHDVLAAFIEAVDGRSFGAYVREEITGPLGMKDTGFALTENQRSRLAPQYTFDDARGVPVRKDGNGFTLSPAFESGGAGLYSTVDDYALFLNALTNRGTSADGVRILSPASVELMRTDHLTEEMRDDFSRIPLPGYGFGLGVRTHISKAKSGSLSPIGEFGWSGAAGCLAIIDPETQLTVMYAQHMLNNQETYVHPRLKNIVYACL, encoded by the coding sequence GTGAATTTTCAGCCGCTGGAGCAATTTCTCGATCGCATTACGTCCTGGCGCATCCCGTGGGCGGATTGCTTAGTGATGCATCGCAATGAAATCGTTTTCCGTCATCGGTCCGGCGTGTTGGACGTCGAGACCCGCACGCCGATCGACGAAGGACGCATCTTCCATCTGTACTCGTTAACGAAAATTTTGACGTGCGTCGCGGGTTTGCAATTATATGAAAAGGGAGCCTATCTGCTGTCCGACCCGGTGTCGGATGTCTTGCCGGAGTTTGCGAACGTGCAAGTTCGCAAGCCGCTGGGCAACGGGGAATTCGCCTTAGAACCGGCGGCGAGGCCGATCACGGTGCGCGATCTGTTCGCGATGACGGCCGGGTTTTCTTACGATTTCGGGGCGCCGCCGATCCGGGAAGCGGTCGAACGGGCGAACGGCGCGGCTACGACTCGGGACATCGCGAGGGGAATCGCGCAGGTGCCGCTGTTGTTCGAACCCGGGACTCGGTGGAACTACAGCCTCTGCCACGACGTGCTGGCCGCCTTCATCGAGGCGGTGGACGGCCGAAGCTTCGGCGCGTACGTGAGAGAAGAAATTACCGGTCCGCTCGGGATGAAGGACACAGGCTTCGCGCTGACGGAGAATCAGCGGTCCCGCCTCGCCCCGCAATATACGTTCGATGACGCCCGCGGCGTCCCCGTCCGCAAAGACGGGAACGGGTTTACCTTGTCGCCGGCGTTCGAGAGCGGCGGCGCGGGATTGTATTCGACGGTCGACGATTACGCCCTCTTCCTGAACGCGCTGACGAACCGCGGGACGAGCGCCGACGGCGTGCGTATCTTGTCGCCGGCGTCGGTCGAGTTGATGCGGACGGACCATCTGACCGAGGAGATGCGCGACGACTTCTCGAGGATCCCGCTGCCGGGGTACGGTTTCGGTCTGGGCGTGAGGACGCATATTTCGAAAGCGAAGAGCGGATCGCTTAGTCCGATCGGCGAATTCGGCTGGAGCGGCGCGGCGGGCTGCCTTGCGATCATCGACCCGGAAACGCAGCTGACCGTTATGTATGCGCAGCATATGTTGAACAATCAGGAGACGTACGTGCATCCGAGATTGAAGAATATCGTATATGCGTGTTTATGA
- a CDS encoding sugar ABC transporter substrate-binding protein — MIKSKKPLLSGALACFMLLLAACGGGAPAPEPSKPPASTNEPAKQEGTDEAKPQENITLEFWTIALQPTFNDYFHELIAAYEAEHPNVKIDWQDYPFDAVQTKLLATAAGGGAPDVVNLNTEIANQMASKGALADLKQYVSEEAQAAYFEGIFNSTVMDGKAYALPWYTATQVLFMNKTLVEQAGLDPAKPPQTRAELHQWARTIKEKTGAAGYATEFLARHLASEGVAILNEDRTAAAFNTPEAAAVLQEMKQLIDEGIIMKESAKFDQQVQYFASEQVAFALTGSTFINRIKTAAPDIYNNTIAVPLPPGKGNISFSNSMNIVVPKGSSHPQEAADFAAFLTNADNQLAFSKVANTLPSTKSSIEDPFFTESDNSLEAQAKLASVAGLKIADEYSLGVPSVQDINSAIARGMQRIFLDGSDIQTTLAETAEEVDGLLKAAQ; from the coding sequence TTGATCAAGTCCAAAAAGCCGTTATTGTCGGGAGCGCTGGCATGCTTCATGCTGCTCCTCGCCGCGTGCGGCGGCGGCGCGCCCGCGCCTGAACCGTCGAAGCCGCCTGCATCGACGAATGAGCCGGCGAAGCAGGAAGGGACGGACGAAGCCAAGCCTCAAGAGAACATTACGCTGGAATTTTGGACGATCGCGCTGCAGCCTACGTTTAACGACTATTTCCACGAATTGATCGCCGCGTACGAAGCGGAGCACCCGAACGTCAAGATCGATTGGCAGGATTACCCGTTCGACGCCGTCCAAACGAAGCTGCTCGCCACGGCGGCCGGCGGCGGTGCGCCCGACGTCGTCAACCTGAACACGGAGATCGCGAACCAAATGGCGTCCAAAGGAGCGCTTGCGGATTTGAAGCAGTACGTGAGCGAGGAGGCGCAAGCCGCTTACTTCGAAGGCATCTTCAATTCCACAGTGATGGACGGCAAGGCGTACGCGCTGCCGTGGTATACGGCGACGCAGGTGCTGTTCATGAACAAGACGCTGGTGGAGCAGGCGGGGCTCGATCCGGCGAAGCCGCCGCAGACGCGCGCGGAGCTGCATCAATGGGCGCGCACCATCAAAGAGAAAACCGGCGCGGCCGGCTATGCGACGGAATTTTTGGCAAGGCATTTGGCGAGCGAAGGCGTAGCGATTCTGAACGAAGATCGGACGGCGGCCGCCTTTAATACGCCGGAAGCCGCAGCCGTACTCCAAGAAATGAAGCAGCTGATCGACGAGGGCATCATCATGAAGGAATCCGCGAAATTCGATCAGCAGGTGCAGTATTTCGCTAGCGAACAGGTCGCGTTCGCGCTGACCGGGTCGACGTTCATCAACCGAATCAAAACCGCAGCCCCGGACATTTACAACAACACCATCGCGGTACCGCTCCCTCCCGGCAAAGGCAACATTAGCTTCTCCAACTCGATGAACATCGTCGTGCCGAAAGGGTCCAGCCATCCGCAAGAAGCGGCCGATTTCGCGGCGTTCCTGACGAACGCGGACAATCAGTTGGCGTTCTCGAAGGTCGCCAACACGTTGCCGTCGACGAAGTCGTCGATCGAGGACCCGTTCTTCACGGAGTCGGACAATTCGCTCGAAGCGCAGGCGAAGCTCGCGTCCGTCGCGGGGCTCAAAATCGCCGACGAATATTCCCTTGGCGTGCCGAGCGTACAGGATATCAACTCGGCGATCGCGCGCGGCATGCAGCGCATCTTCCTCGACGGCAGCGACATCCAGACGACGCTTGCCGAAACCGCGGAAGAAGTCGACGGCTTGCTGAAAGCGGCGCAGTAA